From the genome of Desulfobaccales bacterium:
AAGGGCGCCAGCCTCCAAGGCGAAGACACCCGGGAGGGCCTCACCGCAGTGGTGAGCGTCAAGCTGCCCCATCCCCAGTTCGAGGGCCAGACCAAGACCAAGCTGGGGAATAGCGAGGTCAAGGGGCTGGTGGAGAATCTGCTCTATGAGGGCCTCCTCACCTACCTGGAGGAAAACCCCCAGGTGGCCAGAAATATCTTAAGCAAGCTGGTGGACGCGGCCCGGGCCCGGGAAGCGGCCCGCCGGGCCCGGGACCTGGTGCGCAAGAAGGGGGCCCTGGGCGATCTCACCCTGCCCGGAAAGCTCGCCGACTGTCAGGAGCGGGACCCGGCCCGCCGGGAGCTCTACCTGGTGGAGGGCGACTCCGCCGGCGGCTCCGCCAAACAGGCCCGGGACCGGCGCTTCCAGGCCATCCTGCCCCTGAAGGGCAAAATTATCAACGTGGAGAAAGCCCGCTTCGAGAAGATGCTGGAAAATGCCGAGATCCGCACCCTGATCTCTTCCCTCGGCTCGGATCTCTCCCAGGAGCAGCCCAATCTGGAGGACCTGCGCTACCACAAGGTCATCATCATGACGGACGCGGACGTGGACGGGGCCCACATCCGCACCCTGCTCCTCACCTTCTTCTACCGTAAGATGCTGCCCCTCATTGAAAACGGGCACCTCTACATTGCTCAGCCACCTCTTTACCGCATCACCCGGGGGGGTGAAAAGATCTATCTCAAAAATGATGCCGAATACCGGCATTACCTGATCCAGCGGGGCGCGGAGCGCCGGCGGCTGGTATTGCCCTCGGGCCGCAGCCTGGAAGGGCCGGAGCTGGTGGCGGCCCTGGAGCGCCTCTTCACCTATCACGACACGGTGAGCCGCTTCGAAAAGCGGGGGGTGCCCCGGGAGGTGCTCACCGCCGCCCTCAGGGCCGGGCTCAAGGACCGCTGGACTCTGGGTCGGCGGGAACTGGTGGAGGAGCTGGCTCAGACCCTCCGGGACACCGGGCGTTGGCAGGCAGAGCTCGAATTTGACGAGGAGCACCAGGTGTGGGTGCTGTCCGTCAGTCCCAGCCGGGGCGGGGCCGGGGTGCGCCTGGACTGGGAGCTTCTGGGCGCCAGTGACGTGGCCGCCCTGGTGCGCCAGCACGAAGAGCTGGGGGAGCTCCTGGAGGCGCCCTACCGCCTGGAGGACAAGCAGGGGACCCGGGAGCTGGCCAGCCTGGAGGAGCTGGTGGAGGCCATCCTCACCGAGGGCCAGAAAGGCATCACCGTGCAGCGCTTCAAGGGTCTGGGGGAGATGAACCCGGAACAGCTCTGGGAGACCACCATGGACCCGGAGACCCGCACCCTCCTCAAAGTGAACGTCATCGACGCCTCCCAGGCGGATGAGATCTTCTCCATCCTCATGGGGGACAAGGTGGAGCCCCGCCGGGAGTTCATCCAGAACAATGTCCTTGAATTGGCGGACCTGGATATTTAACATGAAAAGGGCAAATTAAGTTGCGGGAGAGGGGGCCAGGGGACGCAGTCCTCTGCCCCCTCTCCCAAACCCTCACCCCCCAACCCCATAAAGGGGGTGGGGAGGGGAGTCTGAGGGGAGGGCGGGGGGTCCACCGATCCCCCGGCCCTCCCCTCAGAGAACGAAGTGTAAGGAAGGCAGGGGGGCCGCGTAGAGCTTTGGCCCCTCCTAATTTCCCCCAGTCAAATCTGAGAAAGGAGCGCACGCCATGGCTGCCCAACGGAAAGCGAAGTTCAAGATCTATGTGACCCGCCGGGAGATGCTCTATGTGGGCGACCAGCCGGATCATACCCTGATGCTCACGGAAATGGAGGGGGAACCCCTGGAGTACAGCCCCGGGGTGGCCGGCGAATTCGTCTCCCGCCGCAGCGTCGGCTTCCATGACCGCATTAAGGGGGAAGGCCCCATGCAGGGCTATGCCGTGACCCATTACGAGTACGGTGCGGTCTTCTCCCGCTTTGAGGGCGAGCGCAAGGCCGGGGTCACCTCCGGCACCTGGCGGGCCTACAAGGGCACCGGCAAACTGGCGGGCATCACCGGCACCGGCACCTTCACGGTCAAGCCCTCGGACCGGCCCAACGAGTACATCCTGGAGATGGAGGGCACCTACGATCTCTCCGGCGCCGGAGAGCCGGCTCCCGCAGCGGGTCATGGGCATGGCCATGGGCATTGAGGAGGTGAGGTGACGTGATGCAGTGTGAGCGCTGCGGCAGCGCCTGCGAGCCCGAGGAGCTCCGGGAGCGGGCCGGGCAGAAACTCTGCGAGGATTGCTTCATCGACCTCGCCGGCGAGGTGAAGACCTGCGACCCCTGGGCGGTGCACCTGGCCAAGAGCGACAAGGGCCGGGGGGCCATGAGCCTCACGCCCCTGCAGGAGCGCCTCTACGAGCTGGTGAAATCCCAGCGGGAGATCTCCATCCCCGAGGCCTGCCGGCACCTGGGGCTGGAGGAAGCGGCCCTGCGCCGGGAGTTTGCCACCCTGCGGCATCTGGAGCTGCTGAGGGCCACCAAGCGGGGCACCGAAGTGCTTCTCACCCTCTTCTGAGGCGGCACGGGAGGGCCAGGGGAAGCAGTCACATCGCCACCCTCGCTGATATTGCTCTCCTGCTCGCTTCCGGAGGGTCGGACCTGGGGGAGGAGGTGGGGGGCCGCCGGCTCCTGACCCCTCCCCTCCTTATTTCATCATGGACACAGCTCCTCAGGACCTGGATTATGCCCTCCTTAGGCGGGTGGCCAAGGGGGAAGAGGCGGCGCTGGCCGAGCTCTTCCGGCGCCATCAGGGGCGGCTTTTCCAGGTGGCCTACCGGCTGCTGAAGGATTACCAGGAGGCGGAGGACGCCCTGCAGGAGGTGATGCTCAAGGTCTATCAGCATGCCGCCTCCTTTGAGCCCCGGGCCCCGGTGGCGGCCTGGCTGGCCCGCATCACCGCCAACCACTGCTTAAACCGCCTGCGGGGGCGGGTGCCGCTGGCGTCCCTGGATGAGGAGGGCCCACCCCTGACCCAGGATCCCGGCCCTGATCCTTTGCAGGCCCTGGAGGAGGCGGATCTCTCCCGGCGCCTGGAGGAGCTGCTGGACGTCCTGCCGGAAAACCAGCGCCGGGCCTTGGTTTTGAAGCAGTTCGGCGGCCTCTCCTACGCGGAGATCGGCGAAGTCCTGGGAGTGAGCCCCCAGGCGGTGGACGGCCTCATCAAACGGGCCCGGCAGAGCTTAAGAAAGGCATTGGCGGATTACCTGTGAAGGGAAACCGGCCCAAATAAAAGGTTGGGGGAGAGGGGTCGGGAAGAGGGGCAGGGGGCCATGCTCCCTGGCCATTTCTTCAGGCATGGCTTTGAAAGCCTGAGGCTTTGACATGTTAATCTCCTGAGCACTGCGCCATGGCCATTCCCTTGTCCTACAGCTACCGCAATCTCTTGGCCCGGCGGCTCACCAGCTTCCTCACCGCCGCGGGGATGGCCCTGGTGGTCTTTGTCTTTGCCGCCGCCCTGATGCTCACCGAGGGCCTCAGGCGCACCCTGGTGGCCACCGGCTCCCGGGACAATGCCGTCATCCTGCGGGCCGGAAGCGAAACCGAGGTGCAAAGCGTCATCGACCGCTCCCAGGCGGCCATCATTCTGGCGAGCCCGGAGATCGCCCACGCCGCCGACGGTCGGTTGGGGGCGGCGGAGGCCATCGTCCTCATCAATCTGCCCAAGCGCCTCACGGGCCGACCGGCCAATATCATGATCCGGGGGGCCGAGCTCCCGGCGTCCCTGGCGGTGCGCCGGGAGGTGCGACTGAAGGAGGGGCGTTGGTTCCGGCCGGGCAGCAACGAGCTGGTGGTGGGCCAGCAGGTGGCGGAACGCTTCCAGAACGCCGCCCTGGGAGGCGTCCTGCGCTTCGCCATGCGGGACTGGCAGGTGGTGGGGGTGTTTGATGCCGGCAACACCGGCTTTGCCTCGGAGATCTGGGGGGATCGGGAGCAGCTCCTGCAAGCCTTCCGGCGCACCGCCTTCTCCAGCGTCATCGTGCGCCTGCGCCAGTCCGGAGATTTTGAAGCTCTCAAAGCCCGGCTGGAGGCCGACCCCCGCCTGCCGGTACAGGTCCGGCGGGAGGTGGAGTTCTATGAAGCCCAGTCCCGGCGGCTGGCGGACTTCATCCGGCTCCTGGGTCTGGTGCTCACCGGCATCTTCGGGCTGGGCGCGGTCCTGGGGGCCATGGTCACCATGTATGCCCAGGTGGGCACCCGGGTGAGCGAAATCGGCACGCTCCGGGCCTTGGGCTTTCTGCGCCGGGACATCCTCCTGGCCTTCCTGGTGGAGTCCGCCCTCCTGGGCCTGGCGGGCTGGCTGTTGGGCCTTCTGCCAGCCAGCCTGCTTAACTTTTATACCTTGTCCACGGTCAACTGGGCCAGCTTCGCGGAACTCACCTTCCGTTTCAGCCTCACCGGCGCCATCGTGCTCAAGAGCCTGGCCTTTGGGGTGGGGATGGGGCTTTTGGGGGGACTCTTGCCCGCCATCAAGGCCGCCCGCCTGCCCCTCATCGAGGCCCTGCGGGCGCAATAACGGGAGAGGGGGCCAGGGACCGTGGGCCCCTGCCCCCTCTCGCGAACCCTCTCCCCCCACCCCGTATGGGGGGTGGGGAGGGGAGTCTGAGGGGAGGGCGGGGGGCCTGTGGTCCCCCGGCCCGCCCCTCAGGGAGACGATGAGCCGGGGGCGCGCGTCGGATGGATATGGTCCAAGGGGTCCACACCTTGCCCGCAATTCATCAATTTACCCCAGAGGGATGCTGAAGCTGGCGGAGGGGAATGAACGCCTTCCTGGCGGGGGTTTTCGGGAAGGGGGCCGGGAACCGGTGGCCCCTGCCCCCTCTCCCGGGCCCTCACCCCCCACCCCGTATGGGGGTGGGGAGGGGAGCCTGAGGGGAGGGCGGGGGGCCTGTGGTCCCCCGGCCCTCCCCTCAGCATCATGGCGCCCCCTGGCGCCGGTAGCCCGGGGGAAGCTCAAAGAGGCGGTCCGGCGGCGGCTCCTCCCGGATGTTCAGATATTCCACGGCAATCTGCTTTTCCGGGCAGGTCATCTTCACGGGCCAGCCCAACTTGGGGGAAATCCAGTAGAATTGCTTCAGGGCCCCCCGCTCGCCTCCCGGGAGGAGCACCTCGTATTTCTCCGTCTCCAGGCCCGCCACGGTCTCCTGGCCCACTTTGCGCCGGTTCAGGGCCTCTGTGGGGATATGCAGGAATTGCCCAGGCAGGCGGGTGCTGAGGCGCAGGGGAATCTCCGTGTAGGTGCGCTCCTGAGGGAGAAGGACCCACAAGACCTTCTTGTCCCGGCGCACGATGGTGACAGTATGGCCTTCGGCGTCCAAAAACTCGTGGCGCATCTTGTCGCCTTTGATGAAGATCTGCCCCCGGGTGGTGGCGGAGCCGTCTTTCAGGACCATATGGGCGGAGAATTCCGCCGCCCGCACGATGCCGGGGTCCAACTGCCCCGGCAGGGCCGCCAGCACGAGAATCGCAGGTAAGGCGCGCCATTTATTCATCGCCATCACCTCCGCTGCCTTTTCTCCCCCCTTTCCCCCGTCTTGCCGGGTTGATCGGCTGCGGTTTTACTGCTCCTCCCCCAGCATGATCCCCTGGCCGGTGAGCATGGGCACCGGCCGGCCGGCGCAGGCCAGGCAGGTGGGCCGGCCCTCCACCTCCACCACCCGGGAGGCCATGACCCCTTCCCCGCAGCGGTGGCAGATCACGGTCTGAAAGATTCGGGCATAAGCCGGAGCCGCCAGGGTCAACGGCGTGATCCGGAGCTGGCTGTCCAACGGTGCGGTGAGCTCCCGCCGGGCCATGGCCTCCCAGACGTGCTGGAAACGGTGCTCCTCTTCCGGGGTGGCCTGGCGCTGGGCCACCACTTTCTCAAACAACGGACCGGCGGCTGGGTATTTCTCAAAGAGATGTTCCCGGTAATCGGCCCTGACCACCAGACGCACCGCCCGGCCGTCCCGGCGGCGGATGACGGTCACTGCGGTTTTGCCCAGATCCTTGAAAATCAGGGCGTTGTTGCCGAAGGTGCAGCCGGTCACCGCCTGGATGCCGTCGGTGAAGCAGTTGTTGCACTCCACCACCGCCACGATCTCCTCCATGCCGGTGTTGGGGTCCTCCAGGTACTTCATGGCATAGTGGCCGGCTTTGACTCCCAGGGTGACCATGGGGCACAGATGGCCGTGCAGGGCCTGGGCGTGATGGAGCAGGCCCTGGAGATTGTCGCTTCGGATCATGGCCTCGATGGCCTTGCGGGCTTCGCCGAATTCATGCATGGCGGCATCCTTTCTGCCGATAGCTGATTTCCCTGCTTGTACATTATTTTGCCAAAAATGTCGAATGCTCTTGTCATCTTGACCGGCTTTGGATACCTTCCACTCAGGTGAAACCGACAAACGACAGGGAGGCCGTCCGACGCCCATGGAAGTGGAACTGCACCCGGGGTCAGTCTTTGTGGCCCTGGATTTTGAGACCGCGGACCACGGCTGGGACAGCGCCTGCGCTCTGGCCCTGGTGCGGGTGGAAGGGGGGGAGGTGACCGCCCGGCGTTTCTGCCTCATCCGGCCGCCCCGGCGTCACTTCCGTTTTTCCTACCTGCACGGCATCACCTGGGAGGATGTGGCCGGCCAACCCCATTTCGGCGAGCTCTGGCCCGAGCTGGCACCCCTCCTTCAGGGGGCGCATTTCCTGGCGGCCCACAACGCCAGCTTCGACCGGGGGGTATTGACGGCCTGCTGCCGCCTGTATGGCTTAAGACCGCCGGCTTTGCCTTTCCTGTGCACCGTGCAACTGGCCCGCCGCACCTGGAAGCTCTACCCCACCCGACTTCCCCATGTCTGCCAATTTCTCGGCATCCCCCTGAATCATCACGACGCCGCCTCCGACGCCGAGGCCTGCGCCCGCATCGTCATTGCCGCCCTGAAGGCCCGGCGCTGAGGCCGCCCCGTCACAGTCCCTCAGGAAGCCTCGAGCTCGAGGCGCCACCTGAGAAAGGGCGCCGCCTCGGTGTTCAGGCGCCGCCGCCTTGCTGGCCAGTCCGGGAGGGTCTCCCCCAGTTTGGCCCAAAAGCGGGGCGGGTGACCCGGAACCTGGAGGTGGGTCAGCTCATGCACCACCACATAGTCCACCAGCTCCGGGGGAAGCAGGATGAGGCGCCAGTGGAAGCGCAAAAGCCCCTGGGCCGGACGGCATTCCCCCCAGCGGCTCTGCCAGTCCCGCAGCTCCACCGCCGCCACCGTCAGCCCCAGGCGGGGGGCAAAGTGATCCACCCGGGCTTGAAGATCCGCGGCCGCCTTCTCCCAATACCAGCT
Proteins encoded in this window:
- a CDS encoding FmdE family protein, with the translated sequence MHEFGEARKAIEAMIRSDNLQGLLHHAQALHGHLCPMVTLGVKAGHYAMKYLEDPNTGMEEIVAVVECNNCFTDGIQAVTGCTFGNNALIFKDLGKTAVTVIRRRDGRAVRLVVRADYREHLFEKYPAAGPLFEKVVAQRQATPEEEHRFQHVWEAMARRELTAPLDSQLRITPLTLAAPAYARIFQTVICHRCGEGVMASRVVEVEGRPTCLACAGRPVPMLTGQGIMLGEEQ
- a CDS encoding RNA polymerase sigma factor, which codes for MDTAPQDLDYALLRRVAKGEEAALAELFRRHQGRLFQVAYRLLKDYQEAEDALQEVMLKVYQHAASFEPRAPVAAWLARITANHCLNRLRGRVPLASLDEEGPPLTQDPGPDPLQALEEADLSRRLEELLDVLPENQRRALVLKQFGGLSYAEIGEVLGVSPQAVDGLIKRARQSLRKALADYL
- a CDS encoding ABC transporter permease; this encodes MAIPLSYSYRNLLARRLTSFLTAAGMALVVFVFAAALMLTEGLRRTLVATGSRDNAVILRAGSETEVQSVIDRSQAAIILASPEIAHAADGRLGAAEAIVLINLPKRLTGRPANIMIRGAELPASLAVRREVRLKEGRWFRPGSNELVVGQQVAERFQNAALGGVLRFAMRDWQVVGVFDAGNTGFASEIWGDREQLLQAFRRTAFSSVIVRLRQSGDFEALKARLEADPRLPVQVRREVEFYEAQSRRLADFIRLLGLVLTGIFGLGAVLGAMVTMYAQVGTRVSEIGTLRALGFLRRDILLAFLVESALLGLAGWLLGLLPASLLNFYTLSTVNWASFAELTFRFSLTGAIVLKSLAFGVGMGLLGGLLPAIKAARLPLIEALRAQ
- a CDS encoding SprT family zinc-dependent metalloprotease, which gives rise to MRYSRRRRRLALAVTLSGEVVVHAPAGTSETAVRQALVRHREWLARKVAARQAAWADVIPGCAYYLGQALPVHLEPGQPPAAALSGDRLHVRLPAGADPWPYLVSWYWEKAAADLQARVDHFAPRLGLTVAAVELRDWQSRWGECRPAQGLLRFHWRLILLPPELVDYVVVHELTHLQVPGHPPRFWAKLGETLPDWPARRRRLNTEAAPFLRWRLELEAS
- a CDS encoding DUF4412 domain-containing protein, yielding MNKWRALPAILVLAALPGQLDPGIVRAAEFSAHMVLKDGSATTRGQIFIKGDKMRHEFLDAEGHTVTIVRRDKKVLWVLLPQERTYTEIPLRLSTRLPGQFLHIPTEALNRRKVGQETVAGLETEKYEVLLPGGERGALKQFYWISPKLGWPVKMTCPEKQIAVEYLNIREEPPPDRLFELPPGYRRQGAP
- the gyrB gene encoding DNA topoisomerase (ATP-hydrolyzing) subunit B: MNDIQLPEQVGQEYGAEQIQVLKDLEGVRERPAMYIGNTGIEGLHHLVYEVVDNAIDEAMAGYCTEITVKINADQSVTVEDNGRGIPVDIHPTEGLPAVEVVMTRLHAGGKFNSGAYKVSGGLHGVGVSVVNALSDSLEVEIRRDGKVYHQSFAYGRTQTPLRVIGDTRRRGTRVTFHPDPQIFSETQFNYDLLAQRLRELAFLNAGVRITLEEVATGRRKEFLYEGGIVSFVKHLNRNKTVIHPEPIHITGENKGIQIDLALQYNDSYNEQLFSFANNINTREGGTHLSGFKAGLTRAINQYLATHEQMKKLFKGASLQGEDTREGLTAVVSVKLPHPQFEGQTKTKLGNSEVKGLVENLLYEGLLTYLEENPQVARNILSKLVDAARAREAARRARDLVRKKGALGDLTLPGKLADCQERDPARRELYLVEGDSAGGSAKQARDRRFQAILPLKGKIINVEKARFEKMLENAEIRTLISSLGSDLSQEQPNLEDLRYHKVIIMTDADVDGAHIRTLLLTFFYRKMLPLIENGHLYIAQPPLYRITRGGEKIYLKNDAEYRHYLIQRGAERRRLVLPSGRSLEGPELVAALERLFTYHDTVSRFEKRGVPREVLTAALRAGLKDRWTLGRRELVEELAQTLRDTGRWQAELEFDEEHQVWVLSVSPSRGGAGVRLDWELLGASDVAALVRQHEELGELLEAPYRLEDKQGTRELASLEELVEAILTEGQKGITVQRFKGLGEMNPEQLWETTMDPETRTLLKVNVIDASQADEIFSILMGDKVEPRREFIQNNVLELADLDI
- a CDS encoding 3'-5' exonuclease gives rise to the protein MEVELHPGSVFVALDFETADHGWDSACALALVRVEGGEVTARRFCLIRPPRRHFRFSYLHGITWEDVAGQPHFGELWPELAPLLQGAHFLAAHNASFDRGVLTACCRLYGLRPPALPFLCTVQLARRTWKLYPTRLPHVCQFLGIPLNHHDAASDAEACARIVIAALKARR